The Streptomyces sp. NBC_01255 genome window below encodes:
- a CDS encoding GNAT family N-acetyltransferase, with product MDDDTSSVRLEAWSEEDAGLLRALNAPELMEHLGGPATEEQLVGRHRRYVALSADDTGAGRMFRIRLLPEDVVVGSIGFWAQTWDGEPVYETGWTVLPGFQGKGVATAATRAVAAEARAAGLHRHLHAFPSADNTASNAVCRKAGFELRGERTFEYPPGRPMRCNDWRLDLGFAPG from the coding sequence ATGGACGACGACACCTCTTCCGTACGGCTCGAAGCCTGGTCCGAAGAGGACGCGGGGCTGCTGCGCGCGCTCAACGCACCGGAGCTGATGGAGCACCTCGGCGGTCCGGCGACGGAGGAGCAGCTCGTCGGCCGCCACCGGCGGTACGTGGCGCTGAGCGCCGACGACACGGGCGCGGGGCGGATGTTCCGGATCCGGCTGCTGCCGGAGGACGTGGTGGTGGGCAGCATCGGCTTCTGGGCACAGACCTGGGACGGCGAGCCGGTGTACGAGACGGGCTGGACCGTCCTGCCGGGCTTCCAGGGCAAGGGCGTCGCGACGGCCGCCACGCGCGCGGTGGCGGCGGAAGCCCGGGCCGCGGGCCTCCACCGGCACCTGCACGCCTTCCCGTCGGCGGACAACACCGCGTCGAACGCGGTGTGCCGGAAGGCGGGTTTCGAGCTGCGCGGGGAGCGCACCTTCGAGTACCCGCCGGGCCGCCCGATGCGCTGCAACGACTGGCGGCTCGACCTGGGCTTCGCTCCCGGCTAG
- a CDS encoding SDR family oxidoreductase has translation MTVLVTGSRGRGASTLIGLLDAAGIKVTAASKNPADLSPPHGVDTVRCDLTDPTTFDAALTGTDAVFLYAEAAHAGTFADRARAAGVEHIVLLSSSSALAPDAAGNAIATSHLAAEHALSTAADTGAFEATYLRPGAFASNALQWSRALRTGHAPALPYPHAHGDPIHERDIAEAALAVPTDHAAAFRP, from the coding sequence ATGACCGTTCTCGTCACCGGCAGCCGCGGCCGCGGCGCCTCCACCCTGATCGGCCTGCTCGACGCCGCGGGCATCAAGGTCACAGCCGCCTCCAAGAACCCCGCCGACCTCTCCCCACCCCACGGAGTCGACACGGTGCGCTGCGATCTCACCGATCCGACCACCTTCGACGCCGCCCTGACCGGCACCGACGCCGTGTTCCTGTACGCCGAGGCCGCACACGCCGGGACATTCGCCGACCGGGCCCGGGCCGCCGGCGTCGAGCACATCGTGCTCCTCTCCTCCAGCTCCGCCCTCGCCCCGGACGCCGCGGGAAACGCGATCGCCACCTCCCACCTGGCCGCGGAGCACGCCCTGTCCACCGCCGCGGACACCGGAGCCTTCGAGGCCACATACCTCCGGCCCGGCGCCTTCGCCTCCAACGCCCTGCAGTGGTCACGGGCACTCCGGACCGGACACGCACCGGCCCTGCCCTATCCGCACGCGCACGGGGATCCGATCCATGAGCGCGACATCGCCGAGGCCGCCCTCGCGGTACCCACCGACCACGCCGCCGCCTTCCGCCCCTGA
- a CDS encoding Mut7-C RNAse domain-containing protein — MNGPEIHIRFAPGLRLFVSAERRSGHTPVTTDGASSLGHVVESLGVPLTEAGRLLVDGRPVDTSHVPVAGETIDVEDVARPQPVPGAPLRFLLDVHLGTLARRLRLLGVDAAYESEDIGDPALAALSAREQRVMLTRDRGLLRRRELWAGAYVYSDRPEDQLRDVLERFAPPLTPWTRCTACNGRLSDADKDAVRERLEQGTEKTYDVFAECVECGRVYWRGAHHARLEAIVSEAVREFGGAAAR, encoded by the coding sequence GTGAACGGACCGGAGATCCACATCAGATTCGCCCCCGGCCTGCGGCTCTTCGTCTCGGCGGAGCGACGCTCGGGACACACCCCCGTGACCACCGACGGCGCCTCCTCACTCGGCCACGTGGTGGAGTCGCTCGGCGTACCGCTCACCGAAGCGGGCCGGCTCCTCGTCGACGGCCGCCCCGTGGACACGTCACACGTCCCGGTAGCGGGCGAGACGATCGACGTGGAGGACGTCGCCCGCCCCCAGCCGGTGCCGGGCGCACCACTCCGGTTCCTGCTCGACGTACACCTCGGCACCCTGGCCCGCCGACTGCGCCTGCTCGGCGTCGACGCGGCATACGAGAGCGAGGACATCGGCGACCCCGCACTGGCCGCACTCTCCGCCCGGGAGCAGCGGGTCATGCTCACACGCGACCGCGGCCTGCTGCGCCGCCGGGAGCTGTGGGCAGGCGCCTACGTGTACAGCGACCGACCGGAGGACCAGCTCCGCGACGTCCTGGAGCGGTTCGCACCACCACTGACCCCCTGGACCCGCTGCACGGCATGCAACGGCCGGCTGTCCGACGCCGACAAGGACGCGGTCCGCGAGCGCCTGGAGCAGGGCACGGAGAAGACCTACGACGTCTTCGCGGAGTGCGTGGAGTGCGGCCGGGTCTACTGGCGCGGCGCCCACCACGCCCGCCTGGAGGCCATCGTCTCCGAAGCGGTCCGAGAGTTCGGCGGCGCTGCGGCCCGCTAG
- a CDS encoding TIGR03086 family metal-binding protein produces MTYEAPPRIGDLLRTAAAHADPLVGATTDDSLGAPTPCAEYDVRALLNHLFSVVVNFQALAAKEPADFAETPDRLAEAGWRERFSVETGKLVAAWSAPGADEGIVGAMGLPARTVGSMVLLDLTVHVWDLARATGRGFEPDPAVVAGLVEEVEGMAPMARKMNVFGEGVDLPEGATVFERLLAVTGRDPRAWAV; encoded by the coding sequence ATGACGTACGAGGCCCCGCCCCGCATCGGTGATCTGCTCCGCACCGCCGCCGCCCACGCCGACCCCCTGGTCGGCGCCACCACCGACGACTCGCTCGGCGCGCCCACGCCCTGCGCCGAGTACGACGTGCGTGCCCTGCTGAACCACCTCTTCTCCGTCGTCGTGAACTTCCAGGCCCTCGCGGCCAAGGAGCCGGCCGACTTCGCCGAGACCCCGGACCGGCTCGCGGAGGCCGGCTGGCGCGAGCGGTTCTCGGTGGAGACCGGGAAGCTGGTCGCCGCCTGGTCCGCGCCGGGCGCGGACGAGGGGATCGTCGGGGCGATGGGGCTGCCCGCGCGGACGGTCGGGTCGATGGTCCTGCTCGATCTGACCGTGCACGTGTGGGATCTGGCCCGTGCCACCGGGCGCGGTTTCGAGCCGGATCCGGCCGTGGTGGCCGGGCTGGTGGAGGAGGTGGAGGGGATGGCGCCGATGGCCCGGAAGATGAACGTCTTCGGGGAGGGCGTCGACCTGCCCGAGGGGGCGACGGTGTTCGAGCGGCTCCTCGCGGTGACGGGTCGCGACCCGCGCGCCTGGGCGGTCTGA
- a CDS encoding GNAT family N-acetyltransferase, translating into MKIIDLEPGDPRLESDLLPVLSELRPHLTPELFREVYEAGHPQGLRFSAAYSDAGRCVGAAGWRIINNTSSLRKLYVDDLVTAAADRSTGVGHALIAHLEGHARAAGCHELNLDSGTHRTGAHRFYLRERFDIVAFHFTRLLTGPEDAS; encoded by the coding sequence ATGAAGATCATCGACCTCGAGCCGGGCGATCCCCGGCTGGAGAGCGACCTCCTGCCGGTCCTCTCCGAACTCCGCCCCCACCTCACCCCGGAGCTGTTCCGCGAGGTGTACGAGGCGGGGCATCCCCAGGGGCTGCGGTTCAGCGCCGCCTACAGCGACGCCGGGCGCTGCGTCGGCGCGGCCGGCTGGCGGATCATCAACAACACCAGCTCCCTGCGCAAGCTCTACGTCGACGACCTGGTGACCGCCGCCGCCGACCGCTCCACCGGCGTCGGCCACGCGCTCATCGCCCACCTGGAGGGCCACGCGCGCGCGGCCGGCTGCCACGAGCTCAACCTCGACTCCGGCACCCACCGCACCGGAGCCCACCGCTTCTACCTGCGCGAGCGCTTCGACATCGTCGCCTTCCACTTCACCCGGCTGCTCACCGGGCCGGAAGACGCCTCCTAG
- a CDS encoding helix-turn-helix domain-containing protein, with translation MSAASASAPRRDTRGIVDPAELLTRVRFRRHPPAPELRPYLEHYWLIDWELTEPYATHVVPHPSVNVVFQRYGPLDGPPDTAESSAEVSGIGLGLFTQKLTGLGRVCGVQFRPGGFRPFAPAWPVSTWTGRRIPLTKVFPTNEAGGTGEGTDALSAVLFPDGDHARVAALDAFLLAHGPTPDPAAEQAMELVDLIRTDRGLRRVSRLAAASGLSARSLQRLFAACVGVGPKWVILRYRIHEALERAESAGTAGAPDWALLADELGYSDQAHLVRDFTATIGVPPTAYARAVSAP, from the coding sequence ATGTCCGCCGCCTCAGCCTCAGCGCCACGCCGGGACACCCGGGGCATCGTCGACCCCGCCGAGCTGCTCACCCGCGTCCGCTTCCGCCGCCACCCCCCGGCGCCCGAGCTGCGGCCCTACCTGGAGCACTACTGGCTGATCGACTGGGAGCTGACGGAGCCGTACGCGACCCACGTCGTCCCGCACCCGTCCGTGAACGTCGTCTTCCAGCGGTACGGCCCGCTCGACGGCCCTCCGGACACGGCCGAGTCGTCCGCCGAGGTCTCCGGGATCGGGCTCGGCCTGTTCACACAGAAGCTGACCGGCCTGGGCCGGGTCTGCGGCGTGCAGTTCCGCCCCGGCGGCTTCCGCCCGTTCGCGCCCGCGTGGCCGGTCTCGACCTGGACGGGCCGCCGGATCCCCCTCACCAAGGTGTTCCCGACGAACGAAGCGGGAGGTACGGGCGAGGGCACCGACGCACTGTCCGCGGTCCTCTTCCCCGACGGCGACCACGCGCGCGTGGCGGCGCTCGACGCCTTCCTCCTCGCCCACGGCCCCACACCCGACCCGGCCGCCGAGCAGGCCATGGAGCTCGTGGACCTGATCCGCACGGACCGCGGGCTGCGCAGGGTGTCCCGGCTGGCCGCCGCGTCCGGCCTGTCGGCCCGATCCCTCCAGCGCCTCTTCGCCGCCTGCGTCGGCGTCGGACCGAAGTGGGTCATCCTGCGCTACCGCATCCACGAGGCCCTGGAGCGAGCGGAGTCCGCCGGGACGGCGGGCGCCCCCGACTGGGCCCTGCTCGCGGACGAGCTCGGCTACAGCGACCAGGCCCATCTCGTACGGGACTTCACGGCGACGATCGGGGTGCCGCCGACCGCGTACGCCCGCGCGGTGTCGGCGCCCTGA